From the Solanum lycopersicum chromosome 10, SLM_r2.1 genome, one window contains:
- the LOC109121249 gene encoding uncharacterized protein, with the protein MGKELQNLKANSQQHDSKNAELRRSADGKKPELEGDVGKLHKTHDNVCLNAATASTFTTKGAGGIRYTNLNMNKIFDKPFIPKNQKDSLFIPPQIHTYSESLNQDKKAYNHITRSYIENLYKIQNYLNSTPRSPTTKDPNTDFITQKLQGYNKLIAQPGTNANLVKTCYSYGLLNTVYTQTGDEISTIPELYKAFMNYKRITKGTLFYIKFYSAPAEILFDEIKPIIQVIKIGLTRDMIIPEDIGIQQEIQKIEIPEFYANKRVIGIATILNELTNNYLNGNSVWSYYVREQVMIYSNSKEIREQDMEEIRQWILSLLKPEQKPTTRALRKGFISEELLTRYCKIIGQKYPDHICSKCQGEDNVIFGFHIVV; encoded by the coding sequence tgcggagctacgtcgttcggcggacggtaaaaagccagaactagaaggagacgttgggaaactccataaaacccatgacaatgtttgtttaaatgcagctacagcaAGCACATTTACAACAAAAGGAGCCGGTGGaataagatatacaaatttaaatatgaacaaaatcttcgataaaccatttattccaaagaaccaaaaagactcattatttataccaccacaaatacatacttactcagaaagtttaaaccaagataaaaaagcctacaaccacataacccgctcatatattgaaaacctttataaaatccaaaattatttaaactcaacacctagatctccaactaccaaagaccctaatactgattttataacacaaaagctacaaggatataataagttaatagcacaaccaggcaccaatgcaaatctagtaaaaacatgttatagttaCGGATTACTTAATACAGTTTATACCCAAACAGGAGATGAAATATCTACCATACCAGAGCTATACAAAGcctttatgaactataaaagaattactaaaggaacattgttttatataaagttttattcagcaccagcagagatattatttgatgagataaaaccaattatacaagttataaaaattggtttgaccagagatatgataattccagaagatatcggaatacaacaagaaatacaaaagattgagataccaGAATTCTACGCCAACAAAAGAGTTATAGGAATAGCAActatcctaaatgaactaactaacaattatttaaatggaaattcagtatggagctattatgtacgagagcaagttatgatatattcaaattctaaagaaatcAGAGAACAAGATATGGAAGAGATACGCCAATGGATACTCAGTCTACTCAAGCCAGagcaaaaaccaacaacaagagcattaaggaaagggtttatttcggaagaattattgaccagatattgcaaaattattggacaaaaataccccgaccatatatgttcaaaatgtcaaggagaAGATAATGTCATATTTGggtttcacatagttgtatga